A region of the Candidatus Hydrogenedens sp. genome:
TAGCTACTCATTTTCCCTGTGCCGATGAAGAAGATGATGTCTTTACGGAAAATCAGATACGAATCTTTTCAAAACTATTAAATGACCTTGAACGGGAAGGTATTCCGTTTGAATTTGCTCATGCGGCAAATTCTCCCGCAATAATAAATTATCCCAAGAGTTATTTTGAAGCGGTTCGTCCTGGATTAATGACCTATGGGATATGGCCTGTAAAAAAGAAAGCAGAACGAAGTATATTAAAGCCCGTTCTTCGTTGGGAAACACAGATAACTCAGGTCCGTTCAATACAAGCCGGCTCGTCTATTGGCTATGGTAAAACATTTGTTTGTGACCGTGATATGGATGTTGCTGTAGTGCCTGTAGGTTATGCAGATGGTTATCGAACTCAATTGTCCAATAAAGGGGAAGTGCTTATTCATGGGACTCGTTGCCCTGTACGCGGAAGTGTTTCTATGGACCAAATTGTTGTCGAACTGAAAACCCAAAAACCTGTAAAACGCGGAGATACCGTTGTTTTAATCGGCAAAGATGGAAATGAAGAAATTCAGGCAGAGGAATTAGCCCAAAAAACAGGGACTATTGTTTACGATATACTAACAGGTATTGGACCCCGGGTACTACGCACATATATAAATGGTGGCGATGAAGAGCAAAGGGAGAATGCATAAGTGCCCGAACATTATTATATAGATGGCTATAATCTCCTACATGTTTTGTTAAAGAATAAAAAGACAAAACAAGCCAACCTTGAAGAACACAGAAACCAATTAATACATCTTTTGCAAGATTTTGCATCTCTTACAGGAAGCAGAGTAACT
Encoded here:
- the alr gene encoding alanine racemase — encoded protein: MSKVIIDLDAYRNNLQVVKNLVGSSVRIIAVVKANAYGHGLVPVSKCAEKWGVNMLAVANIEEGITLRENGIKIPILVLLQPHDDELPALIEYNLTPLLSEVEVAKKISELATRVKKNISIHCKIDTGMGRQGFSMDTAIKDIKGVVYLPHIDIEGVATHFPCADEEDDVFTENQIRIFSKLLNDLEREGIPFEFAHAANSPAIINYPKSYFEAVRPGLMTYGIWPVKKKAERSILKPVLRWETQITQVRSIQAGSSIGYGKTFVCDRDMDVAVVPVGYADGYRTQLSNKGEVLIHGTRCPVRGSVSMDQIVVELKTQKPVKRGDTVVLIGKDGNEEIQAEELAQKTGTIVYDILTGIGPRVLRTYINGGDEEQRENA